A window of the Coleofasciculus sp. FACHB-T130 genome harbors these coding sequences:
- a CDS encoding tetratricopeptide repeat protein has protein sequence MDRRVNHHNSQQEGDLPEEERITVVPPTDISAHSQHQPKTDNYTKGEADRLLEQGAQQHQNGHFEASRLSFHQALTVYGELQDQRGQGRTLGNLGLVYYALGNFAKAVEYSGQSLAIAQSINDQRLESQALGNIGNAYRHLGNHAKAIEFQQQSLLVVRELKDLSAEVAALNNLGLAYKALGDYSAAIEYQHQSLIVARELQDQEAEGQILRNLGNACYALGDYVKAIAYYKQRLALVQQTGDHRIEVQILRNLGNACYAIGDYSAAIDYGEQRLAIASATDDLRSQEQALSHLGVAYEALSNYAKAIDYYEQRLRIARILQDSRVEGQALGSLRVACYALGDYAKVMEYDQ, from the coding sequence ATGGATCGCCGCGTTAACCATCACAACAGCCAACAAGAGGGCGACCTACCTGAGGAGGAACGCATCACTGTTGTTCCTCCTACAGATATTAGCGCTCATAGCCAGCATCAGCCAAAAACCGATAATTACACTAAGGGAGAAGCCGATCGACTGCTGGAGCAAGGTGCCCAGCAGCACCAAAACGGTCATTTCGAGGCGTCACGACTATCCTTTCATCAAGCACTCACGGTCTACGGCGAACTTCAAGACCAGCGAGGACAAGGAAGAACGCTCGGCAATTTGGGGCTAGTGTACTATGCCTTGGGAAATTTTGCCAAAGCGGTTGAGTATTCTGGGCAAAGTTTAGCGATCGCCCAAAGTATCAACGATCAGCGATTGGAAAGTCAAGCGCTGGGAAACATCGGCAATGCCTACCGTCACTTAGGCAACCATGCCAAAGCCATTGAGTTTCAGCAACAAAGTCTGCTAGTCGTGCGGGAACTGAAAGACTTGAGTGCAGAAGTGGCGGCGCTGAATAATCTCGGACTAGCTTACAAGGCACTGGGAGACTACTCAGCCGCCATTGAATACCAGCATCAAAGTCTGATAGTGGCGCGGGAACTCCAAGACCAAGAGGCAGAGGGTCAGATCCTGAGAAATTTGGGAAATGCTTGCTACGCTTTGGGAGACTATGTCAAAGCGATCGCCTACTATAAGCAGCGTTTAGCACTCGTGCAGCAGACTGGAGATCACCGTATTGAGGTACAGATCCTGAGAAATCTGGGGAACGCCTGCTACGCAATCGGGGACTACTCTGCGGCAATTGACTATGGAGAGCAACGCCTAGCGATCGCTTCGGCAACGGATGACCTCCGCTCCCAAGAGCAGGCACTTTCGCATTTAGGAGTGGCTTACGAGGCATTGAGCAACTACGCTAAAGCAATTGACTACTATGAACAACGCTTAAGGATAGCGCGAATCCTCCAAGACAGCCGAGTCGAAGGGCAGGCTTTGGGAAGCCTCCGAGTTGCTTGCTATGCTTTGGGCGATTACGCCAAAGTGATGGAATACGACCAATAG
- a CDS encoding 6-carboxytetrahydropterin synthase, with product MRCIINRRAQFSASHRYWLPELSQAENIQAFGRCTQSPGHGHNYVLFVSLAGDLDEYGMVQNLSEVKRVIKQEVTSQLDFCYLNDVWSEFQQTLPTTENIARTIWQRLAPHLPLVNIQLFEHPELWADYQGNGMEAYLTIGTHFSAAHRLAHPNLSYEENCEIYGKCARPNGHGHNYHMEVTVQGEIDPRTGMIVDLGALNKVVEDYVVEPFDHTFLNKDIAYFAQVVPTAENIAIHIRNLLQEPIRELGAKLHKVKLVESPNNSCEVYCTETAPNLAGIQQSDRSLTPVST from the coding sequence ATGAGATGCATCATCAACCGCCGCGCTCAGTTTTCGGCGAGCCACCGTTATTGGCTGCCAGAACTGAGTCAAGCGGAGAATATACAAGCGTTTGGTCGCTGCACTCAGTCGCCCGGACACGGACACAACTACGTTTTGTTTGTCTCCCTTGCCGGGGATCTGGATGAGTATGGCATGGTGCAAAACTTGTCTGAAGTCAAACGGGTGATCAAACAGGAAGTCACCAGTCAGCTAGACTTCTGTTATCTCAACGATGTGTGGTCGGAATTTCAACAAACCCTGCCCACTACAGAAAACATCGCGCGAACCATTTGGCAGCGTCTAGCACCTCACTTACCGTTGGTAAATATTCAACTATTTGAACATCCCGAACTCTGGGCTGACTATCAAGGAAACGGAATGGAAGCTTATCTGACAATTGGTACCCACTTTAGCGCCGCTCACAGACTGGCTCATCCGAACCTCAGTTACGAAGAGAACTGCGAGATTTATGGCAAATGCGCTCGTCCCAACGGTCACGGGCACAACTACCACATGGAAGTAACAGTTCAAGGCGAAATTGATCCGCGCACAGGGATGATTGTGGATTTAGGAGCGTTAAACAAGGTAGTAGAAGATTATGTGGTTGAGCCGTTTGACCATACTTTCCTGAACAAGGATATCGCCTATTTTGCCCAAGTTGTTCCCACCGCTGAGAATATTGCCATTCATATCCGGAATCTTCTGCAAGAGCCTATCCGGGAATTAGGAGCAAAGCTGCATAAGGTAAAACTGGTTGAAAGCCCGAATAATTCGTGTGAAGTATACTGTACCGAAACCGCTCCAAACTTAGCGGGAATTCAACAGAGCGATCGCTCTCTAACGCCTGTATCTACTTGA
- a CDS encoding DICT sensory domain-containing protein, with protein sequence MDISLFRSIANQYQELRGIHTIATMNVIGDLLEDQLLNHKLPVDLFAGFQRFSHFLEHLRRYSYLGEVCRRVFIFGVPDVHPPEIPGIEFIGLEPNSALSRERFWLVDTPDFWTAVLTQAVEGPERNSSSQSFDGLWSYDEEVVARVSLLMSQVMGTFYQPIRTRNYVQQSAHIAEINGRLLGRLKEAELTSHRRWVQLSTLHKFSTALSQYQPLPCILRDAVQILFTNFGAADAVIALNLNNDNFMVVSAAGNISTNKPIVGISDGASGKAISEGRLIYVEDVRQNGLMEPLMPTAQTLMAAPLQGRRRVYGVVTVGGREPKQWNEEDGQTVMAIAKMLAVLIEQKTQLSGDVVLQLRRAKHLEQTISKLRQPIARLRDLQQKLREEVHLLPIQRELMAQVEALFSDVAKMIGVPLSPTHSHESQLSSSSKAAAKSDPKVRASTAGTSAVVAPQLSAHPPHNFDNGEL encoded by the coding sequence GTGGACATATCATTGTTCCGCTCGATTGCGAACCAATACCAAGAATTGCGCGGTATTCACACGATCGCAACGATGAACGTTATCGGCGATCTCCTCGAAGATCAGTTGCTCAACCACAAACTTCCGGTTGATTTGTTTGCTGGCTTCCAGCGTTTCTCTCACTTCCTTGAACATCTCCGTCGATATAGTTACTTAGGTGAGGTATGTCGGCGGGTCTTTATATTTGGTGTTCCCGACGTTCATCCCCCCGAAATTCCGGGAATCGAATTTATTGGGCTTGAGCCTAACTCAGCCTTGTCCAGGGAGCGGTTTTGGCTGGTTGATACCCCCGATTTCTGGACGGCGGTATTGACTCAAGCCGTGGAAGGGCCAGAACGCAACAGCAGTAGTCAAAGCTTTGATGGGCTGTGGTCTTACGATGAAGAGGTAGTGGCGCGGGTTTCGTTGCTGATGTCCCAAGTTATGGGGACGTTTTACCAGCCGATCCGAACGCGAAACTACGTTCAGCAAAGTGCCCACATTGCCGAAATTAATGGACGGTTGCTGGGACGGCTTAAAGAAGCCGAACTCACGAGTCACCGCCGTTGGGTGCAGCTTTCTACCTTGCATAAATTTTCCACCGCTCTATCGCAGTATCAGCCTTTGCCTTGTATATTGCGAGATGCGGTGCAGATATTATTTACCAATTTTGGTGCCGCCGATGCCGTCATCGCCCTCAACTTGAACAATGACAATTTTATGGTAGTTTCCGCAGCAGGCAACATCAGTACCAACAAACCAATTGTCGGAATTAGCGATGGAGCTAGCGGTAAAGCAATCAGTGAGGGTAGATTGATTTATGTTGAAGATGTGCGCCAGAATGGTTTGATGGAACCCCTGATGCCCACGGCTCAAACGCTAATGGCAGCGCCGCTGCAAGGTCGTCGTCGCGTTTACGGTGTGGTGACGGTTGGTGGTAGAGAACCAAAGCAATGGAATGAGGAAGACGGTCAGACTGTGATGGCGATCGCTAAAATGCTGGCGGTACTCATCGAACAGAAGACCCAGCTCAGCGGGGATGTCGTGTTACAACTCAGACGTGCCAAACACTTAGAGCAGACAATCTCCAAGTTGCGTCAACCCATCGCCCGCCTGCGCGATTTGCAGCAAAAACTCCGGGAAGAAGTCCACCTCTTACCAATTCAACGAGAACTGATGGCTCAGGTTGAGGCGCTGTTCAGTGATGTTGCAAAAATGATTGGGGTTCCCCTAAGTCCAACGCATTCCCATGAATCTCAGCTATCCTCCTCGTCAAAAGCAGCTGCAAAGTCTGATCCAAAAGTTAGGGCTTCCACCGCAGGTACCAGTGCAGTGGTCGCTCCTCAACTTAGCGCTCACCCACCCCACAATTTCGACAACGGCGAACTATGA
- the rnc gene encoding ribonuclease III, giving the protein MQWSLLNLALTHPTISTTANYEQLEFLGDAVVRMAASEFLWEVYPDCSVGEFSAIRKVLVSDRTLAGIADSYGLDRYLLISESAAGDKAGLTSRLADAFEAVLGALYLSTHTLELVRPWLDSHFKQLASEIRTDPAYQNYKDALQEWTQGHYQMLPEYRVEETRRIHGDPERFTAEVWLQGRRLGQGKGHSKKAAEQAAAREAFLAISN; this is encoded by the coding sequence GTGCAGTGGTCGCTCCTCAACTTAGCGCTCACCCACCCCACAATTTCGACAACGGCGAACTATGAGCAATTGGAGTTCCTGGGGGATGCGGTAGTGCGGATGGCAGCGTCTGAATTTTTATGGGAAGTTTATCCTGATTGTTCTGTGGGTGAATTTTCGGCAATTCGCAAGGTACTGGTGAGCGATCGCACCTTAGCCGGTATTGCAGATAGTTACGGACTAGATCGCTACCTGTTAATTTCTGAAAGTGCAGCAGGTGACAAAGCAGGTCTTACCTCGCGGTTGGCAGACGCCTTTGAAGCGGTGTTGGGTGCCCTGTACCTGAGTACGCATACCTTAGAACTAGTGCGTCCGTGGCTAGATTCTCATTTTAAACAACTGGCATCCGAAATTCGGACAGACCCAGCCTACCAAAACTACAAGGACGCCCTCCAGGAATGGACGCAAGGTCATTACCAAATGCTGCCAGAATATCGAGTCGAGGAAACCAGACGAATTCACGGCGATCCAGAACGTTTTACCGCCGAGGTTTGGCTGCAAGGGCGTCGATTGGGTCAAGGCAAGGGACATTCTAAAAAAGCTGCCGAACAAGCTGCGGCGAGGGAAGCTTTTTTAGCCATTAGCAATTAG
- a CDS encoding Gfo/Idh/MocA family oxidoreductase: MKTGIAVLGAGRWGVHLVRNFLEHPQSRLVAVLDPKQERLEALRERFKLDDSVLLTTEWSQVQQMPEVEAVAIATPATTHYTLIADALRQGYHVLSEKPLTLDPSESIELCRLAEQQHRQLFVDHTYLFHPAVERGKTAVQSGILGDLRYGYATRTHLGPVRQDVDALWDLAIHDINIFNNWLQATPTQVQASGTVFLHQEAGIKDEVNSQTPPSSLIFHPLRDLVWATLTYPSGFQAFIHLCWLNPDKQRRLCVVGSEGTLIFDELQAEAPLSIQHGRFEKTSAGPYTPANQSREVLSIEPGEPLGRVCDRFLSCIHQNQSSEISSGWVGAQLVQILRCLSESLQQGGLTVTVPQSVKN; encoded by the coding sequence ATGAAAACTGGAATTGCTGTGTTGGGGGCTGGACGCTGGGGTGTACATCTCGTGCGGAATTTCCTAGAGCATCCTCAATCCCGCTTGGTCGCGGTATTAGACCCGAAGCAGGAGCGCCTGGAAGCACTTCGAGAACGGTTTAAGTTAGATGACAGCGTGCTGCTAACAACCGAATGGTCCCAGGTGCAGCAGATGCCGGAAGTCGAGGCAGTTGCGATCGCAACCCCAGCCACGACGCACTACACCTTGATCGCTGATGCTCTCCGGCAAGGCTATCACGTCTTATCAGAAAAACCGCTCACCCTCGATCCGTCTGAATCCATAGAACTGTGCCGATTAGCAGAACAACAGCACCGGCAACTCTTCGTAGACCACACCTATTTGTTTCACCCAGCGGTTGAACGCGGTAAAACCGCTGTCCAATCTGGAATTCTCGGAGATTTGCGCTATGGCTACGCCACCCGTACCCATCTAGGCCCTGTGCGCCAGGATGTTGATGCACTCTGGGACTTAGCCATCCACGATATTAATATTTTCAACAATTGGCTTCAGGCAACGCCAACTCAGGTGCAAGCCAGCGGCACCGTTTTTTTGCACCAAGAAGCCGGAATCAAAGATGAAGTCAATTCTCAGACTCCTCCCTCATCCCTGATTTTTCATCCTTTAAGAGACCTTGTTTGGGCGACACTCACCTACCCTAGCGGCTTTCAAGCCTTCATTCATCTGTGCTGGCTGAATCCTGATAAACAGCGTCGCCTGTGTGTGGTGGGGAGTGAGGGAACTTTGATTTTTGATGAGTTACAAGCAGAGGCACCGCTAAGCATTCAGCATGGACGCTTTGAAAAGACCAGTGCTGGCCCTTATACGCCCGCCAATCAAAGCCGGGAAGTATTGAGCATAGAACCGGGCGAACCTTTAGGGCGAGTTTGCGATCGCTTTTTGAGCTGTATCCACCAGAACCAATCTTCAGAGATTTCTTCGGGATGGGTGGGTGCCCAGCTGGTACAGATTCTTCGATGTCTGAGCGAATCTTTACAACAGGGAGGACTGACGGTTACAGTTCCCCAGTCCGTGAAAAATTAA
- a CDS encoding sensor histidine kinase, whose protein sequence is MAKPGQSSFRRILLSRILLLSVPVLLMGVYVTYRKARSSILETARQNLTESAVRKGESMSESIKALSANLVTASEAVVLQSRSPEAHQKFLNQLAQQLPTQVQCIQLINVETGNIAASTCGEKPISTLDASHWPQQQQELLLDTSKVQVKSLLPGISPPNSTVKENQPSPKSQLRLIFSAPVYDSTGSLRYALSVQSALLKQERAKPGSLSGYPVVIDQDGTILAHPITQRVGRNIKQEADGERLETVMKNAIAGRNDFLHLFSFEKNGVELLAGYTPIPSPISNQPDRQWVILAVTRLDSALSGLKEIQQVLVILTFGLIAASLLATLYISRELALPLEQLRDYAGSKGHFHSTDRVPQNFKIREFNQLSEALDNMVERLKAWAEEIETAWKEAQAANQLKNEFLANTSHELRTPLNAIIGCIRLVRDDCCDDREEEMDFLQRADDAAIHLLGIINDVLDIAKIEAGKLSVVMEAVDLRKLLKEVIDLQAVPIQQKGLQFNTPDLPESIPVRTDPAKLKQVLLNVVGNATKFTEKGSVTITTRIETSYGKEQAVGNSVPPSSHLSNGVTQAATVSHEEQTKIQAAASVSNGQEVRGEDASSISNGASNLSRSLLTGTANSLKERLVPSARVVVTVHDTGIGIDPNQQHKLFRPFVMIDGTTTRKFGGTGLGLAISRNLMELMGGSITLSSAGAGLGTTVEIAVPMIDTSVLPTLESTNAAKN, encoded by the coding sequence ATGGCTAAGCCGGGTCAATCCTCCTTCCGTCGCATCCTGCTGTCACGCATTTTGCTTTTGAGCGTCCCGGTACTGCTGATGGGGGTGTATGTAACCTACAGAAAAGCACGATCTAGCATACTGGAAACCGCTCGCCAAAATCTTACCGAAAGTGCAGTGAGAAAAGGAGAGAGCATGAGCGAGTCAATTAAAGCGCTCTCTGCCAACTTAGTGACTGCAAGTGAAGCAGTCGTACTGCAATCGCGATCGCCCGAAGCGCATCAAAAATTTTTAAACCAACTCGCCCAACAATTGCCAACGCAAGTCCAGTGCATTCAACTCATCAACGTTGAGACGGGAAACATTGCTGCCAGCACTTGTGGGGAGAAACCCATCAGTACGCTAGATGCAAGTCACTGGCCCCAGCAGCAACAGGAATTACTGTTAGATACTTCCAAGGTGCAGGTGAAATCGCTGCTTCCAGGCATCTCCCCACCCAATTCAACCGTTAAAGAGAATCAACCCAGCCCAAAAAGCCAACTAAGATTGATTTTCAGTGCGCCTGTTTATGACAGCACGGGTTCTCTGCGTTATGCCCTGAGTGTCCAATCAGCTCTACTGAAACAAGAGCGTGCCAAACCAGGGTCTCTGAGTGGCTATCCAGTGGTGATTGACCAGGATGGAACCATTTTGGCGCATCCGATTACCCAGCGAGTTGGAAGAAATATTAAGCAGGAGGCAGATGGGGAAAGGCTCGAAACGGTCATGAAAAACGCGATCGCGGGTAGAAATGATTTTCTGCACTTGTTTTCTTTCGAGAAAAACGGTGTGGAATTACTCGCAGGGTATACCCCGATTCCCAGCCCGATTAGCAACCAGCCGGATCGCCAGTGGGTTATCTTAGCCGTCACTCGCTTAGATAGTGCCTTATCGGGTCTAAAAGAAATTCAACAGGTGCTGGTGATTCTGACATTCGGCTTAATCGCCGCTAGCCTGCTGGCAACGCTGTATATCTCTCGCGAACTGGCGCTGCCATTGGAGCAATTGAGAGACTACGCTGGGTCGAAAGGGCACTTTCACTCTACAGATCGAGTTCCTCAAAACTTCAAAATCCGGGAATTCAATCAATTATCGGAAGCCCTCGATAATATGGTGGAGCGACTGAAAGCATGGGCAGAAGAAATCGAAACAGCCTGGAAAGAAGCACAAGCAGCGAATCAGCTGAAAAATGAGTTTCTAGCGAATACTTCTCACGAACTAAGAACTCCCTTGAATGCGATCATTGGTTGCATTCGCCTGGTACGCGATGACTGCTGCGATGACCGCGAAGAAGAGATGGATTTCTTACAGCGAGCGGATGATGCAGCGATTCACCTCCTGGGAATCATCAATGACGTTCTGGATATTGCCAAAATTGAAGCGGGTAAGCTTTCCGTCGTCATGGAGGCAGTCGATCTGCGAAAGTTGCTTAAGGAAGTGATTGATTTACAGGCTGTTCCGATTCAGCAAAAAGGTTTGCAGTTTAATACACCAGATTTGCCAGAATCGATTCCTGTTCGTACTGACCCCGCAAAACTCAAGCAGGTGCTGCTAAATGTGGTTGGCAATGCGACTAAATTTACTGAAAAAGGCAGCGTTACGATTACCACCCGGATAGAGACTAGTTATGGCAAAGAACAGGCAGTGGGGAATTCTGTCCCTCCTAGCTCTCATTTATCGAATGGGGTCACTCAAGCCGCGACAGTGAGTCATGAAGAACAAACAAAAATCCAGGCGGCGGCATCTGTGAGCAATGGGCAAGAAGTTAGAGGAGAAGATGCCTCTAGCATCTCGAATGGAGCTTCTAACCTTTCTCGAAGCCTTCTAACAGGAACTGCGAACTCTCTCAAAGAGCGTCTCGTGCCTTCTGCGCGTGTTGTTGTAACAGTTCACGATACAGGGATTGGTATTGATCCGAATCAACAGCATAAGCTCTTTCGCCCCTTTGTCATGATTGATGGCACGACGACTCGGAAATTTGGCGGCACAGGTCTGGGACTCGCAATTTCTCGGAACTTAATGGAACTGATGGGAGGTAGCATTACGCTATCAAGTGCAGGAGCTGGTCTGGGCACAACCGTGGAGATTGCCGTGCCCATGATTGATACTTCAGTGTTGCCAACTCTTGAGTCTACGAATGCGGCAAAAAATTAA
- a CDS encoding RibD family protein yields MTGFVWKRPSTTVVLAMSADGKIADIRRDRARFSSPADLAHLEKQIAQADGVLFGAGTLRAYGTTLSVTNPDLLRWRQQRGRSLQPVQIVCSQSANLDPQWRFFRQPIPRWLLTGEAGAKRWQGCSEFERVLEVEATTDGISWIAAFQQLWELGLEHLAVLGGGELVGALVAADLIDEFWFTVCPLILGGATAPTPVEGSGFLADFAPRLELLSVESIEQEVFLHYRRQR; encoded by the coding sequence ATGACGGGATTTGTCTGGAAACGCCCTTCTACGACAGTTGTTTTGGCAATGAGTGCCGATGGCAAGATTGCGGATATTCGTCGCGATCGCGCCCGATTTTCGTCTCCAGCGGATCTGGCGCACCTGGAAAAACAGATTGCCCAAGCGGACGGAGTTTTATTTGGCGCGGGTACTCTCCGCGCTTACGGTACGACGCTGAGCGTCACGAATCCCGATTTGCTCCGCTGGCGACAACAGAGAGGGCGATCGCTCCAACCAGTCCAAATTGTTTGCTCTCAATCAGCCAATCTAGATCCGCAATGGCGCTTTTTTCGTCAACCCATACCTCGGTGGTTACTTACAGGAGAGGCAGGTGCCAAGCGCTGGCAAGGATGCTCAGAATTTGAGCGGGTTCTAGAAGTGGAGGCAACGACCGATGGAATTAGCTGGATTGCTGCTTTTCAACAGCTCTGGGAGCTAGGCTTGGAACATCTCGCTGTCCTAGGAGGTGGGGAACTCGTAGGTGCTTTAGTGGCGGCTGATTTAATCGATGAATTCTGGTTCACGGTTTGTCCGTTAATTTTAGGAGGAGCGACAGCACCGACGCCAGTAGAAGGTTCTGGATTTTTGGCAGATTTTGCACCTAGGCTGGAACTCTTGTCAGTCGAGTCGATTGAGCAAGAAGTTTTTCTACACTACCGGCGGCAGCGTTAG
- a CDS encoding iron uptake porin, with protein MKSQWRIEKTASSALVFTAFGLLAVSLSPAIAATDIDPTTAAEAVQSSTQGFSTSTDLATGTDVTKAKTTANSLAAAASEGTLASANVLPELKASQTESAASSPSLAATQESATAVNLTPPTETSQLQPAASLPKFSTTKSPILSASRRSLDTSFTASATTKEARTLVDAATVSNPNTLQAQALPSEEASEQVLPAGDPLEMGNPEDMEANPLDQVTNVSQLSDVEPSDWAYEALRSLVERYGCIAGYPDGTFRGNRALSRYEFAAGVNACLQQIEKLIAASSADAATEADLETLRRLVDEFGPELATLRTRVDNLEGRTAFLESHQFSTTTKLFGQAVVGVQGRNENEFELFLNRKSTGNRLEDQNTNPNVISNVQLSLFTQFSPRSLLLTGLQAGSGNSGPRLLNNDMVFLGYEGDTGNDIVLSDLTYRQLIGNNFAFIIGPEGVNPVNVFRGANRVESAGQGPLSRFAQRNPIINTGGRGGLGFDWQVNPRISLQGVYSASRPADAFRGGIGGGQDGETAAGLQLVVSPLNTLDIALQYVNSYSPFGRLGTGVGDDLVLLPTPAGRGPINTNAFGASLEFRATPNITIGGWGGYTTSDPQGISGNVETFNWMAYLNFPDLLGEGNLGGIYVGQPPKITSSDLPIGRNYPDFISEGGFGDEGGQPGSTTHVEAFYRFRVSDNITVTPGVIVLFNPLHNQDNDTITIGAIRTTFTF; from the coding sequence GTGAAATCCCAGTGGAGAATAGAGAAAACAGCATCCTCAGCGCTAGTGTTTACAGCCTTTGGCTTACTAGCAGTTAGCCTCTCCCCGGCGATTGCAGCCACCGATATCGACCCAACCACAGCTGCTGAGGCAGTCCAGTCTTCAACTCAGGGATTCTCGACATCTACAGATTTAGCGACAGGAACGGATGTAACCAAGGCAAAAACGACAGCAAATTCGCTGGCGGCAGCTGCATCCGAGGGAACACTCGCATCGGCGAATGTACTGCCAGAACTAAAAGCATCGCAGACGGAATCGGCAGCAAGTTCGCCTAGTTTAGCGGCAACTCAAGAATCTGCCACTGCGGTAAATTTAACCCCCCCAACTGAAACAAGCCAGTTGCAACCGGCAGCTAGTTTACCAAAATTTTCGACTACAAAGTCTCCTATTTTGTCTGCTAGCCGTCGCAGCTTGGATACATCTTTCACTGCATCTGCAACAACAAAAGAGGCTCGCACTCTTGTAGACGCAGCAACTGTTAGCAATCCCAACACCCTGCAAGCTCAAGCGCTGCCCTCTGAAGAGGCTAGCGAACAAGTGCTTCCAGCGGGCGATCCTTTGGAAATGGGAAACCCAGAGGACATGGAAGCCAACCCATTGGATCAAGTCACCAATGTGTCCCAGTTGAGCGATGTGGAACCAAGCGACTGGGCTTACGAAGCATTGCGAAGTCTTGTAGAGCGTTACGGCTGTATTGCAGGCTATCCTGATGGCACTTTTCGCGGCAACCGGGCACTCAGTCGCTATGAATTTGCCGCAGGGGTAAATGCCTGTCTTCAGCAAATTGAGAAATTAATTGCCGCTAGTTCGGCTGATGCAGCTACCGAAGCGGATTTAGAAACCCTGCGACGACTCGTTGATGAGTTTGGGCCGGAACTGGCGACCCTACGGACGCGGGTAGATAATCTGGAAGGTCGTACCGCTTTCTTGGAAAGCCATCAGTTCTCAACCACGACGAAGCTATTTGGACAGGCAGTCGTCGGCGTTCAGGGACGCAATGAGAATGAATTTGAGTTGTTCCTGAACCGAAAATCAACTGGGAACCGATTAGAAGACCAGAATACAAATCCCAACGTTATTAGCAACGTCCAGTTAAGTTTGTTCACCCAGTTCAGTCCTCGCAGCCTGCTGCTGACTGGATTGCAAGCGGGTTCTGGAAATTCGGGACCTCGTTTGCTCAACAACGACATGGTCTTCTTGGGATATGAAGGAGACACTGGGAACGACATTGTACTGAGCGACCTCACTTATCGTCAGTTAATCGGTAATAATTTTGCCTTCATCATCGGTCCGGAAGGGGTCAACCCAGTGAACGTTTTCCGGGGAGCAAACCGCGTAGAAAGTGCCGGTCAAGGGCCGCTTTCCCGCTTTGCTCAACGCAACCCAATTATTAATACCGGGGGACGTGGAGGCTTAGGCTTTGACTGGCAAGTCAATCCACGGATCAGTTTACAAGGCGTCTACTCTGCCAGCAGACCCGCAGATGCTTTTCGTGGGGGTATCGGCGGTGGACAAGATGGAGAAACCGCAGCTGGCTTGCAGTTAGTCGTATCGCCGCTGAATACGCTTGATATTGCTCTGCAATACGTCAACTCCTACTCTCCGTTTGGAAGATTGGGGACTGGCGTTGGGGATGATTTGGTTCTCTTACCGACTCCGGCAGGCAGAGGACCGATTAATACGAATGCTTTTGGTGCCAGTTTAGAATTCCGAGCAACGCCCAACATTACAATTGGCGGTTGGGGCGGCTACACGACTTCTGACCCGCAAGGAATATCAGGAAATGTAGAGACATTCAATTGGATGGCTTACCTCAATTTCCCCGATCTGCTTGGTGAAGGCAACCTCGGCGGTATTTATGTCGGTCAGCCGCCCAAAATTACCAGTAGTGACCTGCCAATTGGAAGAAACTACCCTGATTTTATTAGTGAGGGTGGCTTTGGAGATGAAGGCGGTCAGCCAGGAAGTACAACTCACGTAGAAGCTTTCTACCGCTTCCGGGTTTCTGACAATATTACGGTCACGCCAGGGGTGATCGTATTATTTAATCCGCTTCACAACCAGGACAACGACACAATCACAATCGGTGCCATCCGAACCACTTTTACTTTCTAA